In Sphingobacterium sp. R2, the genomic stretch AAAGAATGCATACACAAAAACTAACAAATTGGATGTCGTAGTTGAAGACAATACTTTTAAAAATTTATTTCCACATAAGGGCTATCCTCATGTGGTATGGATTTACAAAGGAAAAGTTATAGCTATTACTGCTGGTGATATGGTTACTAAAAAGTCAATAGAGGAGATTTTGGCGGGTAAAACCACAAAGGAATGGCCAATTAAGAATGATTTTGAGGAGCTCCAATTTTTTGATGGTAACGCAGATTTGACGTCCACATTGTCGGCTTACAAGAATGGCCTACCGAGTACTTATCAAAGGGATACGATAGGAGAAAAGATCCGGTACAAAATGACTAATGTATCGCTTCTTCCGGCTTTGTACTACGCTTATTCCAATGTGAGAAAGTTGCCCCTAATGAAAAAAGAAAGAGTGAAACTTATTGATTTAGATGAAACAGATTTTTTGGATTACCAAGCCGAATCAAAATCACAATGGTTAAAAGATCACGGGTTTTGCTATGAATCTTTTTGGCCACTATCGTGGACGGAAGAACAGCGTGTCAATGCGCTGGTAGCCGATATGACAAACAGGATGAGATTGAACGTGTCATTTGCTTTGGAAGACAGTGAAATATGGTTGGTAACAAAGCGGTCGGCAAATAATAGTAATAAACCTAGCGACGGCATGGGTATAAAAATGGCCTGTACATTGTTAGAAATAAACAATCCTGATTTTCCCCCTATTATTTTGGATGTCAATGATACGAGTGAAAAAGTGAAGCTCGGCGCGGTTACAGACTATGTGTCTTTTAAAAACACTATGCAGGCAATTGGATTTACAGTGTCAAAAGAGGAGCGAATGATTGAAAAAATTGTTATCAAAAACCTAGCTAAATAAATGCAGAAAGGCCGAAGATATTTACTTCGGCCTTTAGAATATTAAACTTGCGAGCTTAAGCTTTCAGTTTAACGTTTGTCGTATTGCTGTGCGTATTCAAAGCGGTAACCATTTCGCTCAATAGATTTTCATCTATTTCTGGTTGTCCCGAACCATTGTCATTTGCAGTAATTGTACAAATGCGTTGGTCGCCGACACAACTAGGAGTACCGGAAGCTAATGAATAGCTACTTTCGTCTGCTGGTGCGCTTTGATTGTTCAATTGAAATAAAGCCATGTTGCAAAATTTTAATTTGTCAAATCTTGTTTATTAATCAGCTACATCCAGGATGTATCCGGTTTCACAGATTCTGCCGGGCTGACCGAAACGCCGCATTAGGCCAGCCCTTTTCACGTAAATGCTGTATCGTACCGCCACACGGGAATGTGGTAAACCTACGGCCGTGCCTGTCACGTACAGGACCAGCACAGCAGCAGGTCACTGAAAGCAAAAGTTTCATCTTCGCCAAGCCAGAATATTTTCGCTGCACCAGTTGCGAAGGCCATTGCCGACGTGGGGCGCTCATATCCGCGGCGAATGGTTGTTCATTTAGCGAATTTTCCCTGACTCGTTGTGTACGCTGTATAGTCTCTTGCTTGATCATACTTCTTTGTTTATAAATTCACCCAGTCCTATGGGGATATGGTTCATAATCCAAAGATAGCGACCGCTGGTGCGCATAATTTGACATAAAGCGCATCAGGATTTGACAAAATCCGTGAATCTAAACCTACCTCCGCTTTTTGGAATTAAAGGTCAGCTGTTGATAGGCTGTCGGAGATAACCCCGTCTCATTTTTGAAAAATCGGGTAAAACTAGAAATCTGACCAAAGCCACAAAAGTCCGAAACGAGCTGTACAGGCATTTTTCGATCCAGCAGATGCTTTGCCTTGTCGGCCAATACTTGGTTGCGAAAATGCAATAGCGTCTCGCCATAGCGCTGCATATGGTATCTGTTGAGTTGATCTTTTGCAACGTGTAGCGCAGCAGCAATATCTCCGATCAAAATCCGCTCTTCCGTTTCTGCAATCCGCTTGCTGATCAGCGCTCGGGCCTGTAGAGCCAAATAGTCATGGTGGCTCAGGAGACCCTGCGCTTTGAGTAGCTTATTTTTGCTCAGAAGGAGCAGATCCTGAATTTTGTGAAGTATAATACTTTTGGGTATCAACGGCTTCTTGCTGAGTTCCCTCGTGAGCTCAGCAAATAACTGTCGGGTCTGCTCCATAGCGGCAAAGTCAAGGCTCACTCGGTACTGTGCAAGCCTGCCTTTATGTGCTGCGATCACGCTAGATAGATACTCAAAGCCAGGAATCCCGCCGATATGAAGCAGATTCAAAGGTAGTGTAAAACCTTGAATGTGATAGGTTCCGGGTTCAAATTTTAATGTAATTTCCGTTTCGGGGGCATAGAGAAACGCACCATGCCGCGGGCGGAAAATAAAGGTGTCTTTGACCTGTGGCTGGCGGTAATGGATCGGAGCACGCCCTGCGAGATGGTAGAGCAGATGGGTCTGCGGACTGCATATTTCAAAACGAATTGTTGTTGAGCTATGCACTTCGAAATGATAGCAATAGCTCTCCAAATTGCCGGTCTGCAGATACTCCTCAAACAAACAAATTTGTGGATGGTATAGCAGTCGGGTCCGGCTACCCGGCAACTGCTGATGAAAAGATTTTGTGAGCGTACTCTTGCTCACAAAATCCATATCTTCTTCTATCAACCTGAATGATGCGGTCCGCATAGCGCTAGTATTTTTGGGGAATAGGCCACGTCTGTTTCGGAGAAACGTGGATTAGCTGCCTGCAGTATGCCGATAAACAATGCGGATAGAAAAATAACCTGTCGGCAACAATCTGTTCGCAACAGGTAGGTCACTGGATGAATTGTATCGTGAAAGGATGATGTCCTTTGGTGTGTCTTTTTCTTCATCGACAGAGCTGCTGTTCTTTTGGAAGTCAACGGCTTGGCCGTTGTTCCAGCTGTCGGCAATCCCGATGCTAAGTTCGGTTTTGAGTGCAAGCGACATAGTATTTAGATATTGGATCTGGCTGACGCGTAGCTCAAAATAGGCGTGCATAAAGCCGACAAAATCGCTCATGACGGAGTTGATGATAGGAAGGCGCTCGGCATAAGGAAGGGTCAATACTTTTAGCTGCAGGTCGTTGACACCTGCTTGGTCAAATGTTCTTTTCATATTTTTGCTGTTACGTAAAACCACAAATAAATCAGCTAAAACCCTAGAAAACAAATTCTTTAGTTAGATATGACAGGATTTGGTATATTTTGACGGAATGTTTCGCCGGGAAATTAGTATTATTTTAAAGAAATTTTGTAAATTTGAGGTAAGTGTTTTGTTTTAACCAATCACCAGACCAATTTTTTATTCCTTATGCGATCGGAGAATTTAAATAAAAGTAGAAGATTATTTCCGTATTTAATAAAAACTAGTATTGCCCGATGGAGCCAAATAGGCTATTATCCACTTCATTTTTTCTTGTGCTTTATCCTTGCTTTGATCATCAATCTGGGTTCTGCTGGCAGCGAGATGCTCGTCCGTATTCAGAGTAAGCGCTTTATGGCGGTATGGATTGGTACAGTGTTGCTGTTGCTGGTCTACGCTATACTGATCAGCTACATACATGCAGCCTTGGTGGTTAGGCAGCGGTTCAGTAGCAATACCAAGCTAAATTTTGTGATCTATCTGCTCTGCGCATCCGGTGTTGTCCTAGCTATCCACGGCGTCGTACTGGAAGTATTGTTACCGCACAGGCCGGGATTGATCTTGCTATCACGATGGTATCTGACCACTGATTTTTGGTTTTTCTTTCCCATAGTGACTGCCTATATACTGTTGGTAAATCGCTTTCCAAAATGGGTATTGCTCGATTGGCAATCCTTTGTTCAGACGCCGATCCAGATCCCTTCTGCGGCCAGGCAGCAGCTTGATCAAGATCAGGCGCCACTGCTAGTAGCAGGTGGATCCGAAACTGGTGAAAATAGAGATTCTGTTAAACATGTGACCGACCAACTGGTGAAGAGCCCAAGGCAGCTATCCGGAAACAATGTCCAAACCACAGCGATGGATCTCCCACCTGTGCCAAAATCAGAATCCCAGGCTACCTTGTTCCGTCTGTGGCAGCGCGATCGGGATCGGCTAGCACTGATGGTCTACCTTTTGCGTAAATGGGAGGATAAAGAACAGACAGACAGTACCACGATAAAATGCCTGAATGCGGTGATCATCTATAAACAACAACGTACGGCAGATGTCTATCTGCATGACGGAAAGTTGTGTCGGATAGAGGTAACCACCAAAGCACTGCGTGAAAATCCATGGTTGGTCAAAATACGGGCGAGAGTGTATGTCAATATGCTCTATTTTCGCGTGCCCGTAAATCGGCCCACCATGTTGGAACTTACCGCTGAGATCAAGGAGAAACTACATCGATTGTTGCCGGAGGATAAGCTCAAA encodes the following:
- a CDS encoding TlpA family protein disulfide reductase; its protein translation is MKMKINLLSLIILYFFNTVYLYAQDQDNNALQIGDKFEVQHKVKAITGEINFTSLKPDLVILDFFMTNCTACIEAFPKNNRLQVAFGNTIKILPISPESRAVVSIFFKKNAYTKTNKLDVVVEDNTFKNLFPHKGYPHVVWIYKGKVIAITAGDMVTKKSIEEILAGKTTKEWPIKNDFEELQFFDGNADLTSTLSAYKNGLPSTYQRDTIGEKIRYKMTNVSLLPALYYAYSNVRKLPLMKKERVKLIDLDETDFLDYQAESKSQWLKDHGFCYESFWPLSWTEEQRVNALVADMTNRMRLNVSFALEDSEIWLVTKRSANNSNKPSDGMGIKMACTLLEINNPDFPPIILDVNDTSEKVKLGAVTDYVSFKNTMQAIGFTVSKEERMIEKIVIKNLAK
- a CDS encoding helix-turn-helix domain-containing protein gives rise to the protein MRTASFRLIEEDMDFVSKSTLTKSFHQQLPGSRTRLLYHPQICLFEEYLQTGNLESYCYHFEVHSSTTIRFEICSPQTHLLYHLAGRAPIHYRQPQVKDTFIFRPRHGAFLYAPETEITLKFEPGTYHIQGFTLPLNLLHIGGIPGFEYLSSVIAAHKGRLAQYRVSLDFAAMEQTRQLFAELTRELSKKPLIPKSIILHKIQDLLLLSKNKLLKAQGLLSHHDYLALQARALISKRIAETEERILIGDIAAALHVAKDQLNRYHMQRYGETLLHFRNQVLADKAKHLLDRKMPVQLVSDFCGFGQISSFTRFFKNETGLSPTAYQQLTFNSKKRR